Proteins from one Thioflavicoccus mobilis 8321 genomic window:
- the htpG gene encoding molecular chaperone HtpG, whose translation MTVDTHKETLEFKAEVSQVLDLVIRSLYSNKEIFLRELVSNASDASEKLRFEALTDDGLFEDDPNLRIRVTVDPEAGTLTVSDNGIGMARQEVVDTIGSIASSGTRRFLENLSGDRAKDSQLIGQFGVGFYSAFIVADKVTLITRRAGLGAEHGVRWESDGGGNFSVETLTKTGRGTDVILHLKEDEKEFLDGWRLRSIIGKFSDHIALPVEMRKEPLGDEDKEKADEAPEWEQVNRGTALWMRNKAEISAEEYADFYKHVSHDFDEPLAHVHNRVEGTNEYTTLLFIPKRAPWDLWDREQRHGVKLYVRRVFIMDEVDKLLPHYLRFVKGVVDADDLPLNVSRELLQHNRKIDTIRQANTKRILGLLETMAKDEPEKYAEFWREFGRVIKEGPAEDFANRERVAGLMRFSTTHGEGEEQTESLDAYIERMKEGQDKIYYITADTPAAARYSPHLEVFRKKGIEVLLLSDRVDEWLVSHLSEYKGKHLQSVAKGKLDLGELADKEEQEKTEQAAAEHGQLLERLKKALGDRVNEVRASTRLVDSPACLVVGDYDMSANLARVLKAVGQSAPESRPTLEVNLDHLLVKRLESESDEERFGDLASILFDQAMLAEGGQVEDPAAFVGRLNKLMLTMLMAGR comes from the coding sequence ATGACGGTAGATACGCATAAAGAGACACTCGAATTCAAGGCCGAGGTCAGCCAGGTCCTCGACCTGGTGATCCGTTCCCTCTACTCGAACAAGGAGATCTTCCTGCGCGAACTCGTTTCCAACGCGTCGGATGCCTCCGAGAAGCTGCGCTTCGAGGCCCTGACCGATGATGGCCTGTTCGAGGACGATCCGAACCTGCGGATCCGCGTGACCGTCGATCCCGAGGCCGGCACCCTGACCGTCTCGGACAACGGGATCGGGATGGCCCGCCAGGAGGTCGTCGATACGATCGGCAGCATCGCGAGCTCCGGCACGCGGCGCTTCCTGGAGAACCTGAGTGGCGACCGCGCCAAGGACAGCCAGCTGATCGGGCAGTTCGGCGTCGGTTTCTACTCGGCCTTCATCGTCGCCGACAAGGTCACCTTGATCACCCGTCGGGCCGGGCTCGGCGCCGAGCACGGCGTACGCTGGGAGTCCGACGGCGGCGGCAATTTCTCGGTCGAGACCTTGACCAAGACCGGGCGTGGCACCGACGTGATCCTCCATCTCAAAGAGGACGAGAAGGAGTTCCTCGATGGCTGGCGGCTGCGCTCGATCATCGGCAAATTCTCCGACCACATCGCCCTGCCGGTCGAGATGCGCAAGGAGCCGCTGGGCGATGAAGATAAGGAGAAGGCTGACGAGGCGCCCGAGTGGGAGCAGGTCAATCGCGGCACGGCGCTCTGGATGCGCAACAAGGCCGAGATCAGTGCCGAGGAGTACGCCGATTTCTACAAGCACGTCTCCCATGACTTCGACGAGCCGCTCGCCCACGTGCACAATCGCGTCGAGGGCACCAACGAATACACGACCCTGCTGTTCATTCCCAAGCGCGCCCCCTGGGACCTGTGGGACCGCGAGCAGCGCCACGGCGTGAAGCTCTACGTGCGCCGCGTCTTCATCATGGACGAGGTGGACAAGCTGCTGCCGCACTACCTGCGCTTCGTCAAGGGCGTCGTCGATGCCGACGACCTGCCGCTCAACGTCTCGCGCGAGCTCCTGCAGCACAACCGCAAGATCGACACCATCCGTCAGGCGAACACCAAGCGGATCCTGGGGCTGCTGGAGACCATGGCCAAGGACGAGCCGGAGAAGTACGCCGAGTTCTGGCGTGAATTCGGCCGGGTGATCAAGGAAGGCCCGGCCGAGGACTTCGCCAACCGCGAGCGCGTCGCCGGCCTGATGCGCTTCTCGACGACCCACGGCGAGGGCGAAGAGCAGACCGAATCGCTCGACGCCTACATCGAGCGGATGAAGGAAGGCCAGGACAAGATCTACTACATCACCGCCGATACCCCGGCGGCGGCGCGCTACAGCCCGCACCTGGAGGTCTTCCGCAAGAAGGGGATCGAGGTCCTGCTCCTCTCGGACCGCGTCGACGAGTGGCTGGTCAGCCACCTGAGCGAGTACAAGGGTAAGCACCTGCAGTCGGTCGCGAAGGGTAAGCTCGATCTCGGCGAGCTGGCCGATAAGGAGGAGCAGGAGAAGACCGAGCAGGCGGCGGCCGAGCACGGCCAGCTGCTCGAGCGGCTCAAGAAGGCGCTCGGCGATCGGGTCAACGAGGTGCGCGCGAGCACCCGCCTCGTCGATTCGCCGGCCTGCCTGGTCGTCGGCGATTACGACATGAGCGCCAACCTGGCGCGGGTGCTCAAGGCGGTCGGCCAGTCCGCTCCAGAGAGTCGTCCGACGCTGGAGGTGAACCTGGACCACCTGCTGGTCAAGCGCCTCGAGAGCGAGAGC
- a CDS encoding alpha-D-glucose phosphate-specific phosphoglucomutase produces the protein MDPIIIPTQPIAGQRPGTSGLRKKVKVFEQPGYLENFVQAVFDTQPELSGGTLVVGGDGRYYNKTAIQTILRMAAANGVAHVLVGCDGILSTPAASCVIRKHRTQGGLILSASHNPGGPDADFGIKFNVGAGGPAPESVTNAIYERTRTIDRYRTLDAPDVDLQQLGRQRLDEMEIEVIDPVADYAELMETLFDFNAIHQLFNSGLFRMRFDAMHAVTGPYAVEILERRLGAEPGTVLNGEPLEDFGGGHPDPNLAHTQVLVAMTEGADALDFAAASDGDGDRNMILGKAFFVTPSDSLAVLAANAHHTPGYRNGIVGIARSMPTSQAADRVAEELGIDCYETPTGWKFFGNLLDAGRITLCGEESFGTGSDHVREKDGLWAVLFWLNLLAVRQQSVAEIVRDHWRRFGRNYYTRHDYEGVDAKAAEGLMEHLRERLPGLVGKPLGGLTVAYADDFAYQDPIDGSRAERQGIRIGLADGARIIFRLSGTGTEGATLRVYLERFEADPARQGHDTQEVMAQLISIARDIAQIESRTGRREPDVIT, from the coding sequence ATGGATCCGATCATCATCCCCACTCAACCCATCGCTGGGCAACGCCCTGGCACCTCGGGCCTGCGCAAGAAGGTCAAGGTGTTCGAGCAGCCCGGTTACCTGGAGAATTTCGTCCAGGCGGTCTTCGATACGCAGCCGGAGCTCAGCGGTGGCACCCTGGTCGTCGGCGGCGACGGACGCTACTACAACAAGACGGCGATCCAGACCATCCTGCGGATGGCCGCCGCCAATGGCGTGGCCCATGTGCTCGTCGGCTGCGACGGTATTCTGTCGACCCCGGCGGCCTCCTGCGTGATCCGCAAGCACCGGACCCAGGGTGGCCTGATCCTCTCGGCCAGCCACAACCCCGGCGGCCCCGATGCAGACTTCGGCATCAAATTCAACGTCGGGGCCGGCGGCCCGGCGCCGGAGTCCGTCACCAACGCCATCTATGAGCGCACCCGGACGATCGACCGTTACCGAACCCTCGATGCCCCGGACGTCGATCTCCAACAGCTCGGCCGGCAACGGCTCGATGAAATGGAGATCGAAGTCATCGACCCGGTCGCCGACTACGCCGAGCTGATGGAGACCCTGTTCGATTTCAATGCCATCCACCAGCTGTTCAACTCGGGCCTGTTCCGCATGCGCTTCGATGCGATGCACGCGGTCACCGGCCCCTACGCGGTCGAGATCTTGGAGCGCCGCCTCGGGGCCGAGCCCGGGACCGTGCTCAATGGCGAACCGCTGGAGGACTTCGGCGGCGGCCACCCGGATCCCAACCTGGCCCACACCCAAGTGCTGGTCGCAATGACCGAGGGGGCGGATGCGCTCGACTTCGCCGCCGCCTCCGATGGCGACGGCGATCGCAATATGATCCTGGGAAAGGCCTTTTTTGTCACCCCCAGCGACAGCCTGGCGGTGCTCGCGGCCAACGCCCACCATACCCCGGGCTACCGCAACGGGATCGTCGGCATCGCCCGCTCGATGCCGACCAGCCAAGCCGCCGACCGGGTCGCCGAAGAGCTCGGCATCGACTGCTACGAGACGCCGACGGGTTGGAAATTCTTCGGCAACCTCCTCGACGCGGGGCGCATCACGCTCTGCGGCGAGGAGAGCTTCGGCACCGGCTCGGACCATGTCCGCGAAAAAGACGGCCTGTGGGCCGTGCTCTTCTGGCTCAACCTGCTGGCAGTCCGTCAGCAGTCGGTCGCCGAGATCGTCCGCGACCATTGGCGGCGCTTCGGTCGCAACTACTACACCCGCCACGATTACGAGGGCGTCGACGCCAAAGCCGCCGAGGGGCTGATGGAACACCTGCGTGAACGGCTGCCGGGGCTGGTCGGCAAGCCGCTTGGTGGGTTGACCGTCGCCTACGCCGACGATTTCGCCTATCAGGACCCGATCGACGGTAGCCGCGCCGAACGACAGGGGATCCGCATCGGGCTCGCCGATGGGGCGCGCATCATCTTCCGCCTCTCCGGCACCGGGACCGAAGGCGCCACGCTACGGGTCTATCTCGAGCGCTTCGAGGCCGATCCCGCGCGGCAAGGCCACGATACCCAGGAGGTGATGGCCCAGCTCATCAGTATCGCCCGGGACATCGCCCAGATCGAGTCTCGCACGGGCCGCCGCGAGCCCGACGTCATCACCTGA
- the ftsH gene encoding ATP-dependent zinc metalloprotease FtsH yields the protein MKNKSLTIILWVAVSLWLLMIFNSMTGPKPIEAKNLSYSGFLTELDEGAIREVTIQDLRITGTRTDGSRFETYDPGDPALVSDLLNHGVTINAEEPDRPSLLAQILAAWLPFLLLIGVWIWIMRRGSAGGSGNGGLFSFGKSRARQHAEGEVKVTFQDVAGVEEAKDEVTELVDFLRNPQKFSSLGGRIPRGVLMVGPPGTGKTLLAKAIAGEARVPFFSISGSDFVEMFVGVGASRVRDLFEQAKKNPPCIIFIDEIDAVGRRRGAGLGGGHDEREQTLNQLLVEMDGFAGNEGIIVIAATNRADVLDPALLRPGRFDRQVVVGLPDLSGREAILKVHMRKVPVASDVDARTIARGTPGFSGADLANLVNEAALFAARAGLTEVTMDTLEKAKDKIMMGAERRSVVMSDDEKRLTAYHEAGHAIVGRIVPEHDPVHKVSIIPRGRALGVTLFLPERDRYSRTKRQLESMISSLFGGRIAEEMIFGPQFVTTGASNDIERATEIARNMVTRFGLSERLGPLAYAEDEGEVFLGHAVTQHSKISAQTAREIDKEIRAIIDRNYQRSRQILEDNNDKLHKMAEALLHYETISREQIDDIMTGRPMRPPEGHDDDQQPTATTGDGPGLDPDRPQGGDKPIVGGPIGEH from the coding sequence ATGAAAAACAAATCCTTAACCATCATCCTCTGGGTCGCCGTCAGCCTCTGGCTGTTGATGATTTTCAACAGCATGACCGGGCCGAAGCCGATCGAGGCAAAGAACCTGAGCTACAGCGGCTTCCTTACCGAGCTCGACGAGGGCGCCATCCGCGAGGTCACGATCCAGGATCTGCGCATCACCGGCACCCGCACCGACGGTTCGCGTTTCGAGACCTATGATCCTGGCGATCCGGCATTGGTCAGCGATCTGCTGAACCACGGCGTGACGATCAATGCCGAGGAACCCGACCGTCCGAGCCTGCTCGCTCAGATCCTCGCGGCCTGGCTGCCCTTCCTGCTGTTGATCGGCGTCTGGATCTGGATCATGCGCCGCGGCTCGGCCGGGGGGAGCGGCAACGGCGGGCTATTCAGCTTCGGCAAGAGCCGCGCCCGCCAGCATGCCGAGGGCGAGGTGAAGGTGACCTTTCAGGACGTCGCCGGCGTCGAAGAGGCCAAGGACGAAGTGACCGAGCTGGTCGACTTCCTGCGCAACCCGCAAAAGTTCAGCAGCCTGGGCGGGCGGATCCCACGTGGCGTACTGATGGTCGGCCCGCCCGGTACAGGCAAGACCTTGCTCGCGAAGGCCATCGCCGGCGAGGCCCGCGTGCCCTTCTTCAGCATTTCCGGTTCGGACTTCGTCGAGATGTTCGTCGGCGTCGGCGCCTCGCGCGTACGTGATCTGTTCGAGCAGGCGAAGAAGAACCCACCTTGCATCATCTTCATCGACGAGATCGACGCGGTCGGCCGGCGCCGCGGCGCCGGGCTCGGCGGCGGCCACGACGAGCGCGAGCAAACGCTCAACCAACTGCTGGTCGAGATGGACGGCTTCGCCGGCAACGAGGGGATCATCGTCATTGCCGCGACCAACCGCGCCGACGTCCTCGATCCTGCACTGCTGCGCCCGGGACGCTTCGACCGCCAGGTCGTCGTCGGCCTGCCGGACCTCTCCGGGCGCGAGGCCATCCTCAAGGTCCACATGCGCAAGGTGCCGGTCGCGAGCGACGTCGACGCCCGCACCATCGCCCGCGGCACACCCGGGTTCTCAGGGGCGGACCTGGCCAATCTGGTCAACGAGGCCGCCCTGTTCGCCGCCCGCGCGGGGCTGACCGAGGTGACGATGGACACCCTCGAGAAGGCCAAGGACAAGATCATGATGGGCGCCGAACGGCGCAGCGTCGTGATGTCCGACGACGAGAAACGCTTGACCGCCTACCACGAGGCCGGCCACGCCATCGTCGGGCGTATCGTCCCCGAGCACGACCCGGTGCACAAGGTCAGCATCATCCCGCGTGGCCGGGCACTCGGCGTGACCCTGTTCCTGCCGGAGCGGGACCGCTACAGCCGCACCAAGCGCCAGCTAGAGAGCATGATCTCGAGCCTGTTCGGCGGACGGATTGCCGAGGAGATGATTTTCGGCCCGCAGTTCGTGACCACCGGGGCCTCGAACGACATCGAGCGGGCGACCGAGATCGCGCGCAACATGGTCACCCGCTTCGGCCTCTCCGAGCGGCTCGGGCCGCTGGCCTACGCCGAGGACGAGGGCGAGGTCTTTCTCGGCCACGCGGTCACCCAGCACAGCAAGATCTCGGCCCAGACCGCGCGCGAGATCGACAAGGAGATTCGCGCGATCATCGATCGCAACTACCAGCGCTCGCGACAGATATTGGAAGATAACAACGACAAGCTGCACAAGATGGCCGAGGCCCTGCTGCACTACGAGACCATCTCGCGGGAGCAGATCGACGACATCATGACCGGACGGCCGATGCGCCCGCCGGAAGGGCACGACGACGACCAGCAACCGACGGCGACGACCGGCGACGGCCCCGGGCTCGATCCCGACCGGCCTCAGGGCGGCGACAAGCCCATCGTCGGCGGCCCGATCGGCGAGCACTAA
- the nudB gene encoding dihydroneopterin triphosphate diphosphatase produces the protein MHELTDGASPPSPVPAEHKRPESVLVVIFTQAGGFLLLRRTWPAGFWQSVTGSLMRGETPRAAAIREVREETGISAPAALIDLGLGQRFAIPPKWRGRYAPGVHYNREHWFALPLAYRRGVRLRPREHLDHLWVSAARAATLTGSWTNRLAIQVVARLAVPA, from the coding sequence GTGCATGAGCTGACCGACGGTGCGTCGCCGCCGTCCCCGGTACCGGCCGAACACAAGCGCCCGGAGTCGGTGCTGGTGGTCATCTTCACGCAGGCAGGCGGGTTCCTGCTGCTGCGCCGTACCTGGCCAGCGGGCTTCTGGCAATCGGTGACCGGTAGCCTGATGCGCGGCGAGACGCCGCGCGCGGCGGCGATCCGCGAGGTCCGCGAGGAGACCGGGATCTCCGCGCCGGCGGCGCTCATCGACTTGGGGCTCGGCCAGCGCTTTGCGATCCCACCGAAATGGCGTGGCCGCTACGCCCCGGGCGTGCACTACAATCGCGAGCACTGGTTCGCGCTGCCGCTCGCCTATCGGCGTGGGGTGCGATTGCGGCCGCGCGAACACCTGGACCATCTTTGGGTCTCGGCGGCGCGGGCTGCGACGCTGACCGGCTCCTGGACCAACCGCCTGGCCATCCAGGTCGTCGCCCGCCTCGCCGTGCCCGCCTGA
- the aspS gene encoding aspartate--tRNA ligase, whose amino-acid sequence MRSHYCGELRSGHIDQEVVLCGWVHRRRDHGGVIFVDLRDRDGLVQVVFDPDRADIFATAEQVRSEYVLRVVGRVRRRPAGTENEELATGEVEVLGTEVTVLNSAETPPMQLDEHGVEVSEELRLRYRYLDLRRPEMQQRLRVRSRITQMLRSFLDEHGFLDTETPILTKSTPEGARDYLVPSRVHPGEFYALPQSPQLFKQLLMMSGLDRYYQIARCFRDEDLRADRQPEFTQLDIEVSFMTEDELMGLMEEMIRTLFRTILDVELPDPLPRLTYAEAMRRYGSDRPDLRVPLELVDIADLLRDVDFKVFAGPAQDPEGRVAALRLPRGGELTRKEIDDYTKFVGIYGAKGLAYIKVNDWATKGRDGLQSPILKFLPDAAVEGIMTRTGAVDGDLIFFGADKANVVNEALGALRVKLGQDRGLMAEGWHPLWVVDFPMFERDAQTGRWMALHHPFTAPKEDQLDLLEETPGACQSRAYDMVLNGTEIGGGSIRIHREAVQRRIFCLLNISDEQAEDRFGFLLKALKYGCPPHGGIAFGLDRLVMLMTGAGSIRDVMAFPKTQSAACLLTSAPSQVDPAQLNELSLRVKLRA is encoded by the coding sequence ATGCGCAGTCACTATTGCGGGGAACTGAGAAGCGGACATATCGACCAGGAGGTGGTCCTGTGCGGTTGGGTGCACCGGCGCCGCGACCACGGGGGTGTCATCTTCGTCGATCTCCGCGATCGTGATGGGCTCGTACAGGTCGTCTTCGATCCGGATCGCGCCGATATCTTCGCGACAGCCGAGCAGGTACGCAGTGAATACGTCCTGCGGGTCGTCGGGCGCGTCCGCCGCCGTCCGGCCGGCACCGAGAACGAGGAACTCGCGACCGGCGAGGTCGAGGTCCTGGGAACCGAAGTGACGGTCCTCAACAGCGCCGAGACACCGCCGATGCAGCTCGACGAGCATGGCGTCGAGGTCTCCGAGGAGCTGCGCCTGCGCTATCGTTATCTCGATCTGCGCCGTCCCGAGATGCAGCAGCGGCTGCGGGTGCGCAGCCGAATCACCCAGATGCTGCGCAGCTTCCTCGACGAGCACGGCTTCCTCGACACCGAGACGCCGATCCTGACCAAATCGACGCCCGAAGGGGCCCGCGATTACCTGGTGCCGAGCCGCGTCCATCCCGGCGAGTTCTACGCCTTGCCGCAGTCGCCGCAGCTCTTCAAGCAGCTCTTGATGATGTCGGGCCTCGACCGCTACTACCAGATCGCGCGTTGTTTCCGCGACGAGGACCTGCGCGCCGACCGCCAGCCCGAGTTCACCCAGCTCGACATCGAGGTCTCCTTCATGACCGAGGACGAGCTGATGGGGCTGATGGAGGAGATGATCCGCACCCTCTTCCGCACCATCCTCGACGTCGAGCTGCCCGACCCGCTGCCGCGCCTGACCTACGCCGAGGCGATGCGCCGCTACGGCTCGGACCGCCCCGACCTGCGCGTGCCGCTGGAGCTGGTCGACATCGCCGATCTGTTGCGCGATGTCGACTTCAAGGTCTTTGCCGGTCCGGCGCAGGACCCCGAGGGGCGCGTCGCCGCCTTGCGTCTGCCGCGCGGCGGCGAACTGACCCGCAAGGAGATCGACGACTACACCAAGTTCGTCGGGATCTACGGGGCCAAGGGGCTGGCCTATATCAAGGTCAACGATTGGGCGACGAAGGGCCGCGACGGGTTGCAGTCACCGATCCTGAAGTTCCTGCCCGATGCCGCGGTCGAGGGCATCATGACCCGCACCGGCGCCGTCGACGGCGATCTGATCTTCTTCGGCGCCGACAAGGCGAACGTCGTCAACGAGGCCCTCGGCGCGCTGCGCGTGAAGCTCGGCCAGGATCGCGGTCTGATGGCCGAAGGCTGGCACCCGCTGTGGGTCGTCGATTTCCCGATGTTCGAGCGCGATGCCCAGACCGGGCGCTGGATGGCTCTGCATCATCCGTTCACGGCCCCGAAGGAGGATCAGCTCGACCTGCTCGAGGAGACCCCGGGAGCCTGTCAGTCGCGCGCCTACGACATGGTCCTCAACGGCACCGAGATCGGCGGCGGCTCGATCCGTATCCATCGCGAGGCCGTGCAGCGGCGCATCTTCTGCCTGCTGAACATCAGCGACGAACAGGCCGAGGACCGCTTCGGCTTCCTGCTCAAGGCCCTCAAGTACGGCTGCCCGCCGCATGGCGGCATCGCCTTCGGTCTCGACCGGTTGGTGATGCTGATGACGGGGGCGGGATCGATTCGCGATGTGATGGCCTTCCCGAAGACGCAGAGCGCCGCCTGCCTGTTGACCTCGGCGCCGTCCCAGGTCGACCCGGCCCAGCTCAACGAGCTGTCGCTGCGGGTCAAGCTGCGTGCATGA
- a CDS encoding FmdB family zinc ribbon protein, with the protein MPFYEYRCESCGQELEALQKISDPPLTDCPNCGQPTLKKKISAAGFRLKGGGWYETDFKGGNKKNVHDSGEKAKDSANKSDKKEAGDKKEAGTTKTDAKPAATSSAASG; encoded by the coding sequence ATGCCCTTCTACGAATACAGATGCGAGTCCTGCGGTCAGGAGCTCGAGGCCTTGCAGAAGATCAGCGATCCGCCGTTGACGGATTGTCCCAACTGCGGCCAGCCGACCCTGAAGAAAAAGATTTCCGCGGCCGGCTTCCGCCTCAAAGGTGGCGGCTGGTACGAGACGGACTTCAAAGGCGGCAACAAGAAGAACGTCCACGACAGCGGCGAGAAGGCGAAGGATTCGGCCAACAAGTCCGACAAGAAGGAGGCCGGGGACAAGAAGGAGGCGGGGACGACCAAAACGGACGCGAAACCCGCCGCGACCTCATCGGCGGCTTCCGGGTAG
- the amrS gene encoding AmmeMemoRadiSam system radical SAM enzyme, translating to MAGEVAKSVVPTRYWHRLDDQRVQCELCPRYCRIKEGQRGLCFVRACQGGEIVLTTYGRSSGFCIDPIEKKPLNHFLPGTAVLSFGTAGCNLNCRYCQNWDMTKSREMDTLADEADPETIARAAESLGCRSVAFTYNDPIIFMEYAVDVAEACRAHGIKTVAVTSGYICAEPRAEFFRSMDAANVDLKAFTDDFYLRLCSGHLRPVLDTLEYLVRETDVWLELTTLLIPGENDSEGDLDAMTRWVVEHLGPDVPLHFTAFHPDYKMLDYSTTPASTLTRARAIARQNGMRYVYTGNVHDEDGGSTYCHHCGQRLIGRDWYVVTDWNLIESGCCNRCGEACAGVFGARPGSWGSRRLPVNMRDFARAPSA from the coding sequence ATGGCCGGCGAGGTGGCGAAATCGGTCGTGCCGACTCGCTATTGGCATCGACTCGACGATCAACGCGTTCAGTGTGAACTATGTCCGCGCTACTGCCGGATCAAGGAGGGGCAGCGTGGCCTGTGTTTCGTACGTGCCTGCCAGGGTGGCGAGATCGTGCTCACGACCTATGGTCGCTCATCGGGGTTCTGCATCGACCCGATCGAGAAGAAACCACTCAATCATTTTTTGCCTGGCACCGCGGTCCTCTCTTTCGGTACCGCTGGCTGCAACCTGAACTGTCGTTACTGTCAGAACTGGGACATGACGAAGTCCCGCGAGATGGACACGCTCGCCGACGAGGCGGATCCGGAAACGATCGCCCGAGCCGCCGAGTCGCTCGGTTGCCGCAGCGTGGCCTTCACCTACAATGACCCGATCATCTTCATGGAATATGCGGTCGATGTGGCCGAGGCCTGCCGGGCACATGGTATCAAGACCGTTGCCGTAACCTCCGGCTACATCTGTGCCGAGCCGCGCGCCGAATTCTTTCGCTCGATGGATGCCGCCAATGTCGATCTCAAGGCCTTCACCGACGACTTCTATCTCAGGCTCTGCAGTGGTCATCTGCGGCCGGTCCTCGATACGCTGGAGTATCTGGTTCGCGAGACCGATGTCTGGCTGGAGCTGACGACGTTGCTGATCCCGGGGGAGAACGACTCCGAGGGCGACCTCGACGCCATGACCCGGTGGGTGGTCGAGCATCTCGGCCCGGACGTCCCGCTGCACTTCACCGCCTTCCATCCCGATTACAAGATGCTCGATTATTCGACCACCCCGGCGAGCACCCTGACCCGTGCCCGGGCGATTGCCCGCCAGAATGGGATGCGCTATGTCTACACGGGCAATGTCCACGACGAGGATGGTGGCAGCACCTACTGCCATCATTGTGGCCAACGGCTCATCGGGCGGGATTGGTATGTCGTGACGGACTGGAATCTGATCGAGTCGGGTTGCTGCAACCGTTGCGGCGAGGCCTGTGCGGGCGTTTTCGGGGCGCGGCCGGGCTCCTGGGGTAGTCGCCGCTTGCCGGTAAACATGAGGGATTTCGCCCGAGCACCGTCGGCCTGA
- the amrB gene encoding AmmeMemoRadiSam system protein B translates to MSLARPPAVAGRFYPSDPPALKRMVDDYLAKAKVDGPPPKALIAPHAGYIYSGLIAATAYAPLVAARETISQVVLLGPAHRVFVRGLAASSAERFETPLGTVPLDRAAIDRTLTLPQVSISDAAHAEEHSLEVQLPFLQVVLDEFKLVPFVVGDASPEEVAEVLELLWSGPETLIVVSSDLSHYHDYATAHRLDTATSKAIEGLHPEDIGYDQACGRQPVNGLLELARRRGLRAKTLDLRNSGDTSGPRDQVVGYGAYVFH, encoded by the coding sequence ATGTCACTGGCTCGACCGCCCGCCGTGGCCGGTCGCTTCTACCCGAGCGACCCGCCCGCGCTCAAGCGCATGGTGGACGACTACCTGGCCAAGGCGAAGGTAGACGGACCGCCCCCGAAGGCCCTGATCGCCCCCCATGCCGGCTACATCTATTCCGGCCTGATCGCGGCCACCGCCTACGCACCGCTGGTTGCGGCGCGCGAGACCATCTCGCAGGTCGTCCTCCTCGGCCCGGCTCACCGCGTCTTCGTCCGCGGATTGGCAGCGAGCAGTGCCGAGCGCTTCGAGACGCCGCTCGGCACGGTCCCACTCGACCGGGCCGCGATCGACCGCACCCTCACATTGCCACAGGTCTCGATTTCCGACGCGGCCCATGCGGAAGAGCACAGCCTCGAGGTCCAGTTACCGTTCCTCCAGGTCGTGCTCGATGAATTCAAACTGGTACCGTTCGTCGTCGGCGACGCAAGCCCCGAAGAGGTCGCGGAAGTCCTGGAGCTACTCTGGAGCGGCCCGGAGACCCTGATCGTCGTCAGCTCCGATCTCAGCCACTACCACGACTACGCCACCGCGCACCGCTTGGATACCGCCACCTCAAAGGCTATCGAGGGACTGCACCCGGAGGACATCGGCTACGACCAAGCCTGCGGCCGCCAACCGGTGAACGGCCTCCTCGAACTCGCACGCCGCCGGGGGCTGCGAGCCAAAACCCTCGACCTGCGCAACTCGGGCGACACATCTGGACCGCGCGACCAGGTCGTCGGATACGGTGCCTATGTCTTCCACTAG
- the amrA gene encoding AmmeMemoRadiSam system protein A, translating into MSSTSVPGSPGKGEATYDDAERRLLLGVAVGSIAHGLARRVPLVPDPRDYPAALRAVRATFVTLEIGTALRGCIGVLAARRPLVADVAHNAFAAAFEDPRFPPLAPAELHRLTIHVSVLSPPQALRCDSRVDLLAQLRPEIDGLILEDRGQRGTFLPSVWEQLANPADFLAHLCLKAGLAADHWSDSVAVSRYTTESFAAPAAELLDDNVTRMQ; encoded by the coding sequence ATGTCTTCCACTAGTGTCCCGGGCAGTCCTGGCAAAGGCGAGGCTACCTACGACGACGCCGAGCGCCGCCTCCTGCTCGGGGTCGCTGTCGGCTCGATCGCGCACGGCCTCGCCCGGCGGGTCCCACTCGTACCCGATCCGCGCGACTATCCCGCCGCGTTGCGCGCCGTGCGGGCGACCTTCGTCACGCTCGAGATCGGCACCGCGCTCCGCGGCTGTATCGGCGTCCTAGCGGCCCGGCGGCCGCTCGTCGCGGACGTCGCCCACAACGCCTTCGCGGCCGCCTTCGAGGACCCACGCTTCCCGCCGCTGGCACCGGCCGAGCTGCACCGACTGACGATCCACGTCTCGGTACTGAGCCCACCGCAAGCCCTGCGCTGCGACTCCCGGGTCGACCTTCTCGCGCAACTGCGCCCGGAAATCGACGGCCTGATCCTCGAAGACCGGGGACAACGCGGCACCTTCCTGCCTTCGGTCTGGGAGCAGCTCGCGAACCCGGCCGACTTCCTCGCACACCTCTGCCTCAAGGCCGGTCTAGCAGCCGATCACTGGTCGGACAGCGTCGCGGTGTCGCGCTATACCACCGAGTCCTTTGCCGCCCCCGCCGCCGAGCTGCTCGACGACAACGTCACGCGGATGCAGTAG